GATGTCCCCTGTACAACGAGAGCTATAGAGGTTGTAAATGTATTTAGAAAAGACGAAAAGAAGAATTCTGATTGCAATGAAGATCTTTTAGAATTAGGTCCATCGAGAGAAGATAAATATTTTAAAGTACCAAAAATTATTACTGAATGATTAAGTTAGTTGCTTCCAATAAATGTTTTGTTGACTAGCTTTAATAAAATTTTTTTCATCTTAAAGCCTGGATATAAATTTATGATTTTTCTTATTTTCCCTCTCTTTTTGCTATGACTCCTTACACCTATTAATAAATCATAAATAAAGTTAAAAATGTCTTCTTTACTTTCAAATATCCCAACCCTTTGAGGGGAGCCTTTTTTATCCAATAAAGGCTTAGTTTTTTCGTAAGCTATTTTGTATTCAAACCAAGGAATCGAAGGCCATAGATGATGAATGAGATGGTAATTTTGTCCCATTATTAATAAATTCATAAATTTGCTTGGGTAAACTCGAGAATTTATCCATTTATTTCTTGATCGAAATGGTCTATGGGGTAGATAATCAAAAAATATTCCTAAAGTGACCCCTACCATTAATGCTGGGCCGAACCATAAATTATAAATTAAATTCATAAAGTCAAATTTCAAACCTGCCAAGATAATTGTTATGAATATGGATCTTTCAATTCCCCATTGTAGTAATTCATATCTTCGCCATAGTTTTCTTTGAAAGAAAAACACCTCATGATAAAAAAATCTTGGAGCAATTAGCCAAATTGGACCAAAAGTACTGACAATATGATCTGGATCATTTTTGGGGTGATTTACGTGAATATGGTGTTGTAAATGAACTCTTGTAAAAACCGGGAAGCTAAACCCTAATAGAATAGCTGAGCCATGGCCCATTGCTTGATTTATCCAAGGAACTGGATGAGCAGCTTTATGACAGGCATCATGAATAACAGTACCTTCAATATGTAAGGCTAAAAAAGCAGTGGCTACAAGTAAAGGTAAAGGCCAAACACCTCTATACCATTGCCATATACTAAGAAAAGCGAGAAAATAACCGCCAAAAAATAAACCTAATGTTGGATTCCAAAAACTTGGCGGATCTACGTAATTTTTAATCTCTTTTTGCCAATTAAATGTTTTTGAAGAATTAGTATTTTTCGTTGTATTTTTACTGGTTAAGTTTGAAATCGTTTCTTTTATTCTTTAAATAATATAACTAATATTTTAAGATGATTGTATGTTCAAACATAAAAAAATTATTTTAGGAGATTTTTAATTTAGTTTGAATGTGTCAAATTAATCACCTTAAGAAAAAAAATTTTTAAAATAAACCTCTTTCAATTATTATTTTATTTGAGCGGTCGTGGCGGAATTGGTAGACGCGCGAGTTTTAGGTACTCGTATCTTCGGGTGTGGGAGTTCAAGTCTCCCCGACCGCACTTAAGGAAATTCTGATAGATAGTTTGTTTATCCATATCAACTCTTATAATTTAGTTAACTAGTTAATTTAATGAATAGTTTGATATTTTATTTGGGAACTTTTTATATTTTAGTTGGCACGATATTTCTTACTGTACCGATAATTTATCTTGAACTCGGTAAACCAAAAGACTTAATAAAAGCTTTTTTGAATTTATTAATAGGTTTGATATTAATAATTAAAAATAAAACAATAGATGAATCATTTTTTGTAATTCTCCTTTTTTTAACGGTACTAGTAGTTTTTTATCTAGTAGAGCTTTTTTTATCTAGATGGTACCAATTAACAGATAACGAAAAGAAAAAATTAATTACCTTTTTGGAGTTTAAAAATAACTTTTTGAAAATATTAGAATCCATAAATCTGGTATTTGGTGATTTAACTAAACCTTCAAATTTTTTTAATTTTGGTAGCAATAATAAAAATACAACACAAAAAAAGTGGGTAAGGAATGATAAAAATGATAATATAAAAGTCTGAAATCAAAAAAATTGGTTATTTGAAACATCTCCAAAAAACTACATGTCAACTAAGAAAGAATATAATGAATTAGATTTATTTAAATAATTCTTTTGATCACCAATATTTTTTTATCGTTGTATGAAATCTCAAAATAGTAAAGAACAAAAATCAGAATTTTCTTATAAAGAGACTCTAAATTTATTAAAAACTGACTTCTCAATGCGTGCTAACTCAGTTGTAAGAGAACCCGAGATTCAGGTTTTTTGGGCTGAGAACGATATTGATTTCAAATTAGGTTCAAGTAATTCTGGCGAAATATTTACATTACATGATGGTCCTCCTTATGCAAATGGGGCGCTTCATATGGGTCATGCCCTTAATAAAGTTTTAAAAGACATAATAAATAAGTACAAAACCTTAAGGGGATTTAGGGTGCATTTCGTACCTGGTTGGGACTGTCATGGATTACCTATTGAATTAAAAGTTCTTCAGAATTTAAAATCTGATGAAAGAAAGAATCTTGATACTTTAAATTTAAGAAAAAAAGCAACAGATTATGCTCATATCCAAATTAATAACCAAAAGGAGGGTTTTAAAAGGTGGGGCATATGGGGAGATTGGAATAACCCTTATTTAACTCTTAAGAAAAGTTATGAATCTGCTCAGATTGGAGTATTTGGGAAAATGTTTTTAAATGGCTATATATTTCGAGGTCTCAAACCTGTACATTGGAGTCCAAGTTCAAGAACTGCACTTGCAGAAGCAGAATTAGAATACCCTGATGAACATTATTCAAAAAGTATTTATGTTTCATTAAAAATCACTAAAATACCTGAGGAAATTCTATTAAATTTCATCCAAGAAAATCTTGATATAAAAAAAGATTTTTTTCAAAATAATTCTTTCATAACTATTTGGACCACTACTCCTTGGACCATACCTGCAAATGAAGCTGTTGCAGTAAATCCAAAAATAAACTACGTTTTTGCTATCGATGAAGAGAAGCGAATTTACCTTTTTGCTAAGGATTTATCTTCTGAAATAAGTAAGAAATTGAATAAAGATTTCAAGGTGCTTTTAGAAGTTAAAGGCTCCAAATTGGAAAATATTGAATATCAACATCCCTCTAAGAATAAAAATTGCAGAATTGTAATTGGAGGAGATTACATTACTACAGAATCAGGGACTGGAATTGTTCATACTGCGCCTGGTCATGGGATAGATGATTTTAATGTGGGTCAAAAATATGATTTACCAATAACATGTGTGGTTGATGAAAAAGGTAACTTAAATGAATATTCTGGTCAATTCAAAGGATCAAATGTCCTGAAAGATGCAAATGATTTAATTATTGAACATTTAAAAGGAAATAATTTGCTTCTATTTAAAGAAAATTATAAGCATAGATATCCGTATGATTGGAGAACCAAAAAACCAACTATTTTTAGGGCAACAGAACAATGGTTTG
This window of the Prochlorococcus marinus XMU1410 genome carries:
- a CDS encoding fatty acid desaturase, translating into MKNYVDPPSFWNPTLGLFFGGYFLAFLSIWQWYRGVWPLPLLVATAFLALHIEGTVIHDACHKAAHPVPWINQAMGHGSAILLGFSFPVFTRVHLQHHIHVNHPKNDPDHIVSTFGPIWLIAPRFFYHEVFFFQRKLWRRYELLQWGIERSIFITIILAGLKFDFMNLIYNLWFGPALMVGVTLGIFFDYLPHRPFRSRNKWINSRVYPSKFMNLLIMGQNYHLIHHLWPSIPWFEYKIAYEKTKPLLDKKGSPQRVGIFESKEDIFNFIYDLLIGVRSHSKKRGKIRKIINLYPGFKMKKILLKLVNKTFIGSN
- the gatC gene encoding Asp-tRNA(Asn)/Glu-tRNA(Gln) amidotransferase subunit GatC, coding for MTKITKEEVKKVAHLARLELNENEINTHAQQLEKILEYIRQLEKIDTDDVPCTTRAIEVVNVFRKDEKKNSDCNEDLLELGPSREDKYFKVPKIITE